The following coding sequences lie in one Eremothecium sinecaudum strain ATCC 58844 chromosome IV, complete sequence genomic window:
- the ALO1 gene encoding D-arabinono-1,4-lactone oxidase (Syntenic homolog of Ashbya gossypii AFR440C; Syntenic homolog of Saccharomyces cerevisiae YML086C (ALO1)): MTSTSTAAPSGASLNYVFRNWAGIYSCKPQLYFQPKSIDEVVNIVKLAHEQKKTIVTVGSGHSPSDMCLTNEWMMNLDNMDDVVEFIEYPENSYADVKVRAGIRIYQLNDYLSKRGYALQNLGSISDQSVAGIISTGTHGSSAYHGLVSSQYVNLTIVNGKGEVLFLDSENNPEVFRAALLSLGKIGIIVEATIRVVPSFCITSTQEVVNFETLLDKWDTIWTSSEFIRCWWYPYVRKCVLWRGVKGSETIHKPRKSWWGTRVGRFIYESLLWITVRIYPSLTPYVEKFVFSRQYGNVETYGHGDLATQTSIDGLNMDCLFSQFVDEWGCPLDNGPEVLRSLDHSISQAAQNKEFFVHVPIEVRCSNTTLPTEHLDYSERNATSLGPVYGNLLRPYLDPTPQHLRYAPLSDVTNSQLTLYINATIYRPFQVNTPIHKWFILFEDTLGAAGGKPHWAKNFLGSTSLAAGPTKEEKDYADYEMRGMATKINEWYGDDLKQFQKIRSEQDPHNVFLANKDWAIRNGIIPTKEN, translated from the coding sequence ATGACTTCTACCTCAACTGCTGCCCCAAGTGGAGCAAGTTTAAACTATGTGTTTAGAAACTGGGCCGGTATTTATTCCTGTAAACCGCAATTATATTTTCAACCGAAGTCTATCGATGAGGTTGTCAATATTGTGAAATTAGCTCATGAACAAAAGAAAACAATTGTTACAGTTGGCTCGGGGCACTCACCTAGTGATATGTGCCTTACAAACGAATGGATGATGAACCTTGACAATATGGATGATGTAGTTGAATTTATTGAATATCCTGAAAATTCTTATGCAGATGTCAAAGTACGTGCTGGTATCCGTATTTATCAGTTGAATGATTATTTGTCGAAGCGTGGTTATGCGCTACAAAACCTTGGGTCAATTTCTGACCAAAGTGTTGCTGGTATTATTAGCACAGGTACACATGGATCGTCGGCATACCACGGCTTAGTGTCTTCACAGTATGTGAATTTAACTATTGTCAATGGTAAGGGTGAGGTTTTGTTTTTGGACTCAGAAAATAATCCTGAAGTTTTCCGTGCCGCATTGTTGTCATTGGGTAAAATTGGTATAATTGTTGAAGCAACCATTAGAGTTGTTCCTTCCTTCTGTATTACGTCTACACAAGAAGTTGTGAATTTTGAAACGCTTTTGGACAAGTGGGACACTATTTGGACATCTAGTGAATTTATTAGATGTTGGTGGTATCCGTATGTTAGAAAATGTGTGTTGTGGAGAGGGGTGAAAGGAAGTGAAACAATTCACAAGCCTAGGAAGTCTTGGTGGGGTACAAGGGTAGGTCGTTTTATATACGAATCGCTTCTTTGGATTACTGTGAGAATATATCCTTCCTTAACGCCATATGTTGAAAAATTTGTCTTTAGCCGCCAATATGGTAATGTGGAAACTTATGGACATGGAGATTTGGCTACTCAAACCTCTATCGATGGTTTGAATATGGATTGTTTATTTTCTCAGTTTGTTGACGAATGGGGCTGTCCTTTGGATAATGGTCCAGAAGTTCTCCGTTCACTTGACCACTCTATTAGCCAAGCTGCACAAAATAAGGAATTCTTCGTTCATGTTCCCATTGAAGTCCGTTGCTCCAATACTACACTCCCTACAGAACATCTAGACTACAGTGAAAGAAATGCTACAAGTCTCGGTCCAGTCTATGGTAACCTGCTACGTCCATATCTTGACCCAACTCCTCAACATTTACGGTACGCACCGCTATCAGATGTCACGAACTCTCAATTAACCCTCTACATTAACGCAACAATTTACAGACCTTTCCAAGTCAACACTCCAATCCACAAATGGTTCATATTATTTGAAGATACACTTGGAGCTGCCGGAGGTAAGCCTCACTGGGCCAAGAATTTCTTGGGTTCCACTTCTCTAGCAGCAGGACCTaccaaagaagaaaaggaTTACGCCGATTATGAAATGAGAGGCATGGCTACGAAGATAAACGAATGGTATGGAGATGACTTGAAACAGTTCCAAAAGATAAGATCGGAACAGGACCCTCATAATGTCTTTCTAGCGAATAAGGATTGGGCTATCCGTAACGGTATCATTCCTACAAAAGAAAACTAA
- a CDS encoding cytochrome b5 reductase family protein (Syntenic homolog of Ashbya gossypii AFR439C; Syntenic homolog of Saccharomyces cerevisiae YML125C (PGA3) and YML087C (AIM33)) — translation MSDKNGMAILNEPLHGIVIPSILFTVGLGLLTYLTEDVKYLTIGITALVLFLSSRTYIAFSRRKSIHESKWNPLELEEKTIITKNTALYRFKLRTSLETLDVPPGYHLAVKVPVDGKDQIRYYTPISNKFAAGYFDILVKSYKDGKVSKWFAGLKPGDTVDFKGPVGRFGYTTNSSRRIGMVAGGSGITPMLSVLNEIVTTPEDSTKVSLIYANQTENDIALKDELDELAEKYPNFEVHYVLDSPSAGWEGDVGYVTKELMMKYLPPPSEDNRLVICGPPQMKQLVLDLSAEIGWPKGMMKSKPEDKVFVF, via the coding sequence ATGTCGGATAAGAATGGTATGGCAATCTTGAACGAGCCATTACATGGTATAGTGATTCCAAGTATACTTTTTACCGTTGGCCTTGGTCTGCTGACATATTTGACGGAAGATGTAAAATATCTCACAATAGGTATCACAGCATTAGTGCTTTTCCTATCATCAAGAACTTACATCGCATTCTCTCGGAGAAAGTCTATCCATGAATCTAAATGGAATCCATTAGAGTTGGAAGAAAAAACTATTATTACTAAGAACACTGCGCTTTATCGCTTTAAACTTAGAACCAGTTTAGAGACTCTAGACGTTCCTCCAGGATACCATTTAGCTGTAAAGGTGCCAGTCGATGGTAAAGATCAAATTAGATATTATACACCAATTTCCAATAAGTTTGCAGCTGGGTATTTTGATATATTAGTTAAATCCTACAAGGACGGTAAGGTCTCTAAATGGTTTGCGGGTTTGAAACCTGGCGATACTGTGGATTTCAAGGGCCCAGTAGGTAGGTTTGGTTATACCACTAACTCCTCTAGGCGGATTGGAATGGTTGCTGGAGGTTCTGGTATTACACCTATGTTAAGCGTTCTTAATGAGATTGTCACTACACCCGAAGATTCCACTAAGGTAAGTCTTATTTATGCTAACCAGACTGAAAATGATATAGCTCTAAAAGACGAGTTAGACGAACTTGCTGAGAAGTATCCTAACTTTGAAGTCCATTATGTTTTAGACAGCCCAAGTGCCGGATGGGAAGGCGATGTCGGATATGTTACTAAGGAACTTATGATGAAATATTTGCCTCCACCATCTGAAGATAACAGATTGGTAATTTGTGGGCCTCCACAGATGAAACAATTAGTTCTAGACCTTTCAGCAGAGATTGGCTGGCCTAAAGGTATGATGAAATCGAAACCTGAAGATAAAGTGTTCGTTTTCTAG
- the UFO1 gene encoding SCF ubiquitin ligase complex subunit UFO1 (Syntenic homolog of Ashbya gossypii AFR438W; Syntenic homolog of Saccharomyces cerevisiae YML088W (UFO1)): MGLLNTLQNLPTEVLVNIFSYLEEADFTVLEQTSSKFASIISDEELWKSLFIKHNHTSYFPSYSQSSKYSIEYRERNKALNQWRHNRGVSTKYTISQNNHDSNPQHQELSHVVFDYPRCACYNDGLITFLQLHAKRRKDRVVYIQCTTPHGCSVMHFNINAVVFGRVDGRVFGKLFTNRSYLSPVVEFDNKHDECVTAIATAAYEDSSQDWCISGSERGELIWWSNAKLQSRLRVSNSPINKVYMNNKTTLAFDEDNIHIIEDRKELYSINLAISVSEQLKDIRFVEVDFGGMLVILASSRNVYVISINPHKDIGFTRRLAMPHAIEDLVIDKNTARRKIDHYNVAGGNGCFIAVLLSDNTVKTVNVRAPGSSIKEHLSMSFHEKIHICQINNLVLACAFSGKVAIYDALSSAEIRVIQGTEKYPQYLQISDGKFLLGSGNVLHYHQYISAESKQYKRANGKADRTSKIAEAVKSQLRMFDEDEYTRQQEIAREERLRRRFVGDLEDEELQLQIALMESESMGANIAGSEDSFDESLQRVLEDSRLQHEAVRNSVMYTAEDEEEMLLRALEQSRLEAEQFTTRSRDESND; the protein is encoded by the coding sequence ATGGGACTTTTAAACACTTTGCAAAATTTACCCACTGAAGTATTGGTAAATATCTTTAGTTATTTGGAAGAGGCTGACTTCACAGTACTGGAACAAACTTCAAGTAAATTCGCTAGTATTATTAGTGACGAAGAACTATGGAAAAGTCTATTCATAAAACACAATCACACGAGTTATTTCCCATCATATTCTCAGTCTTCAAAATATAGCATTGAATATAGGGAAAGAAATAAGGCATTAAATCAGTGGCGGCATAATAGGGGCGTTTCTACAAAATATACAATATCTCAAAACAACCATGATTCGAATCCTCAGCATCAGGAGCTTTCGCACGTTGTATTTGATTATCCGAGGTGTGCATGCTATAATGATGGTCTTATAACCTTCCTGCAGTTGCATGCAAAAAGACGGAAGGATAGGGTGGTTTATATTCAGTGTACAACGCCCCACGGGTGTTCTGTTATGCACTTCAACATTAACGCGGTTGTATTTGGCAGAGTAGATGGCAGAGTTTTTGGAAAGCTGTTTACAAATAGGTCGTACTTGTCTCCGGTTGTGGAGTTTGACAATAAACACGATGAATGTGTTACGGCAATCGCGACAGCGGCATATGAAGATTCATCTCAGGATTGGTGTATAAGTGGTTCTGAAAGGGGAGAGTTAATCTGGTGGTCCAATGCGAAACTACAATCAAGGTTGAGAGTGTCTAATTCTCCAATTAACAAGGTGTATATGAATAACAAGACAACTTTGGCCtttgatgaagataatATACATATCATTGAGGATAGAAAGGAATTATACTCCATTAACCTAGCTATAAGCGTTAGTGAACAACTAAAAGACATTAGGTTTGTTGAAGTGGATTTTGGCGGTATGTTAGTCATTCTTGCAAGCTCAAGGAATGTCTACGTAATTTCTATCAACCCGCATAAAGACATTGGCTTTACTCGTCGCCTAGCAATGCCGCATGCCATCGAGGATTTAGTTATAGATAAAAATACAGCTAGAAGGAAGATAGATCACTATAATGTGGCTGGGGGAAATGGTTGTTTTATTGCGGTGCTGTTAAGCGATAACACTGTGAAAACTGTAAACGTACGTGCTCCAGGTTCTAGCATTAAAGAGCACCTCTCAATGTCATTCCATGAAAAAATTCATATATGCCAGATTAATAACCTGGTATTGGCCTGTGCATTTTCAGGTAAGGTAGCAATATATGACGCTTTAAGCAGTGCTGAAATACGTGTTATCCAGGGCACTGAAAAGTATCCACAATATCTGCAGATTTCTGATGGTAAATTTCTATTGGGCAGTGGCAATGTCCTTCACTATCATCAGTATATATCTGCAGAATCTAAGCAATATAAAAGAGCTAATGGAAAGGCAGACAGAACAAGTAAAATTGCCGAGGCTGTCAAATCCCAACTACGTATGTTTGACGAAGATGAATATACAAGACAGCAGGAAATAGCCAGGGAAGAAAGGCTCAGGAGAAGATTTGTGGGCGATTTAGAAGACGAGGAGTTACAGCTTCAGATAGCGTTAATGGAATCAGAATCTATGGGCGCTAACATTGCGGGATCTGAGGATTCGTTTGATGAATCCCTTCAACGGGTGCTTGAAGATTCACGTTTGCAACATGAGGCTGTACGCAATTCCGTAATGTACACCGCAGAGGATGAAGAGGAGATGCTTTTGAGGGCTTTAGAGCAATCGCGGTTGGAGGCAGAGCAATTTACAACAAGGAGTAGAGATGAAAGTAACGACTAG
- a CDS encoding HDL438Wp (Syntenic homolog of unannotated genes in Eremothecium cymbalariae and Eremothecium coryli): MQIINIVLLFLAKVSYMHATLISSASSKNIPIKNSPGMGEPYTLPSELSTDGQDDWETIESFRQSLRLAALKNNPSGADALRNFVSQQNSTCDEVNWYNVLHHSIFGRKRFCNE; this comes from the coding sequence ATGCAAATTATCAACATTGTATTGTTATTCTTAGCGAAGGTTAGCTACATGCACGCAACTCTGATATCGAGTGCAAGCTCCAAGAATATTCCGATAAAAAATTCACCTGGAATGGGCGAGCCTTACACACTGCCTTCTGAACTTTCTACTGATGGACAGGATGATTGGGAAACCATTGAGAGTTTCAGACAATCATTACGACTGGCCGCTTTGAAAAACAACCCTAGCGGTGCAGATGCGTTGCGTAACTTTGTTTCCCAGCAGAATTCTACGTGTGATGAGGTCAATTGGTACAATGTCCTTCATCACAGTATATTTGGTAGGAAAAGGTTTTGCAACGAATAG
- the RCE1 gene encoding CAAX prenyl protease (Syntenic homolog of Ashbya gossypii AAL186W; Syntenic homolog of Saccharomyces cerevisiae YMR274C (RCE1)) → MVNTSFAFILSIYVSTSYVASLFLLSKGGIMYMLQRNDPTVMRCRIKRITLICLANIAIVPCMHWLLSDDPNLTISKCVLNLGIVPGLYVRAGSLHWDVIGYFWDAARAVGLTAILYGCDMVDSILYYFMMPYWDPVADFRDEILNLHGFRNIVVGPATEELVYTSMNLQNYLILANSTPTTTLLLLLPLFFGFAHIPHGMEMYFSRNYTIAEILNRCLFQILYTTVFGAFTNFIYLRTGNLYACILVHALCNYMSFPNLSSQLAADYQQISEKKQSRTWKEVVIRIWSYLYIPCLLFCIVGFKNSLWTLTYSKNEIEQ, encoded by the coding sequence ATGGTAAACACTTCATTCGCATTCATTCTTTCTATTTATGTTTCAACCTCATATGTGGCAAGCTTGTTCCTTCTTTCAAAGGGAGGTATAATGTACATGTTACAAAGAAATGATCCGACAGTTATGCGTTGTCGTATAAAGAGAATCACATTAATATGTTTGGCGAATATTGCAATTGTTCCATGTATGCACTGGCTGCTTTCTGATGATCCAAATCTAACCATATCGAAATGTGTGCTAAATCTTGGTATTGTTCCCGGATTATATGTGAGGGCAGGTAGCCTTCATTGGGACGTGATAGGGTATTTCTGGGATGCAGCGAGGGCGGTGGGACTGACTGCTATCCTATACGGCTGTGATATGGTTGATTCTATTCTTTATTACTTCATGATGCCCTATTGGGACCCTGTTGCCGACTTTCGCGATGAGATTTTAAATCTGCATGGATTCAGGAATATAGTAGTCGGGCCTGCCACTGAGGAGCTTGTATACACGTCGATGAATCTTCAGAATTACCTTATCCTCGCCAACAGCACGCCTACAACTACCCTGCTGTTGTTATTACCACTTTTCTTTGGCTTCGCCCATATTCCCCATGGCATGGAAATGTATTTCTCGAGGAACTACACGATTGCGGAGATCCTGAACAGATGCTTATTCCAAATTCTCTACACAACCGTTTTCGGAGCCTTTACAAACTTCATCTACCTGCGAACTGGAAATCTATATGCATGTATTTTAGTCCACGCCTTGTGCAATTACATGTCCTTCCCGAATTTGAGCTCCCAATTAGCAGCGGACTACCAGCAGATATCAGAAAAGAAGCAATCAAGAACGTGGAAGGAGGTCGTCATTCGTATTTGGTCATACCTTTATATTCCCTGTCTTTTGTTCTGCATTGTAGGATTTAAGAACAGTTTATGGACGTTAACATACAGTAAAAATGAGATAGAACAATAG
- the ZDS1 gene encoding Zds1p (Syntenic homolog of Ashbya gossypii AAL185W; Syntenic homolog of Saccharomyces cerevisiae YML109W (ZDS2) and YMR273C (ZDS1)), which translates to MDRKAPTGSAHGISMSEEEYQKIQQNERQSRGQRNEEQSNDSAASKRNSGSSKSKEKRKSEVMIAAQSLDHELQNVKNLKRLSIGSMDLLVDPEMEFRVQATPPATSNSSSCPSEEVSGVETLDSNVENANNAQGEEADNSYSIGDENREDYMKTFDSDEQPEGSDVLSCALKRSSSTVRKGVLPSNRSKLEKPKKAKYEAGLDGIEPISKNLLWVRADQHPNVKPENYLELVNDTLNNLQLDGLQGRNGRDSIAQSSNSRGLSKSPDHNNGDSLVKRPSRLRKSYTEGEGLQAYNYSEQSEEEDSPKRPNSTSSLKEITEELTRISNNAGLTDSDAITLARTLSIGTSTIENSLKHSAADSNSKNDEDNEFASNIVTKNGLTIPPRSSLRRSKFNTYRMRSNRGTKFSRNSPAAAANKDKNVDQELAEAGKKNIVKEVKISRSHESLASLTSQTSINDIYDHYNTTDTERYSTDSSSPGCKFGSQVESPEQVSGLSGQSDVSLSPLSSTSSTDLHDKLLPGSSASQQTSVRSNPPQTPPKDYKRIIDRKKPNWNWLSTYSPNSSDADPTNTSEEDSFSVETSISEDFAAIPVSTPKSSELVTRKVNHSRHRHQNPYNEQTSTDQAKPHTHEPIEQDSAPVPRHSSLKRKEKLEKQFMKIFKKKTVNFSSEELSNPTPTDGEVTAKGNRDTKKKSSNKKDTKRKSIRLSNFRGDSKSPANSRKQTTAPTSPVITKQDEITSDPTKSLKPAVNVTSSKLVQLPEPAEDVPAEINPAPVQEKEPMELYSNQNNLLPGRQAEVENSLPPRKLTFDDAVRPEHPNAPMKFTPSAFGFPLPPLTASTVIMFDHRLPIFVERAIYRLSHLKLSDPKRELRQQVLLSNFMYSYLNLVNHSLYLQQVEEENSMVGVPDA; encoded by the coding sequence ATGGATAGGAAGGCACCTACGGGTTCTGCCCATGGGATCTCCATGTCGGAAGAAGAATATCAAAAGATACAACAAAATGAAAGACAGAGTAGAGGTCAGAGAAATGAAGAGCAAAGTAATGATAGTGCTGCGAGTAAACGGAATTCTGGATCATCGAAAAGTAAGGAGAAGCGGAAATCTGAGGTTATGATTGCAGCGCAATCTTTAGATCATGAATTGCAGAACGTAAAAAACCTAAAACGGCTTTCCATAGGGTCTATGGACCTGCTGGTTGATCCAGAGATGGAATTCCGTGTACAAGCTACTCCTCCAGCTACCTCTAATTCTAGCAGCTGTCCCTCAGAAGAAGTTTCAGGAGTGGAGACTTTAGACAGTAACGTCGAGAACGCCAACAATGCACAAGGTGAAGAGGCCGATAATTCTTACTCTATAGGGGATGAAAATCGTGAAGATTACATGAAGACCTTTGATTCTGATGAGCAACCTGAGGGCTCGGATGTACTGTCATGTGCCTTGAAAAGGTCCTCGTCTACGGTTAGAAAGGGGGTTCTGCCCTCTAACAGATCCAAATTAGAAAAGCCCAAGAAGGCGAAATACGAGGCAGGACTTGATGGGATTGAGCCTATATCGAAGAATTTACTTTGGGTACGAGCTGATCAGCATCCGAACGTAAAGCCGGAGAATTATCTCGAGTTGGTCAACGACACATTAAATAACCTGCAATTAGACGGCTTACAAGGCCGAAATGGACGTGATTCTATTGCTCAAAGCTCGAATTCACGGGGTTTGAGCAAAAGTCCAGATCATAATAACGGAGACTCACTTGTAAAGAGGCCATCGAGGCTGCGGAAGAGCTATACAGAAGGTGAGGGGCTACAAGCCTATAATTACAGTGAACAATCAGAGGAAGAAGACAGTCCCAAGAGACCAAACAGCACCTCTTCACTAAAGGAGATTACTGAAGAGCTAACAAGAATTTCAAATAACGCGGGACTGACAGACAGTGATGCTATTACATTAGCAAGGACATTAAGCATAGGAACATCAACCATTGAAAATAGCCTGAAGCATTCTGCAGCAGATTCTAATTCAAAGAATGACGAAGATAATGAATTTGCCTCTAATATAGTCACAAAGAATGGACTGACCATCCCCCCTAGGTCTTCGTTACGAAGAAGCAAATTTAATACATACAGGATGCGTTCGAATAGGGGTACCAAATTTTCAAGAAATTCAcctgctgctgctgctaATAAAGATAAAAACGTTGACCAAGAACTCGCGGAGGCAGGCAAGAAAAACATTGttaaagaagttaaaaTTTCGCGCTCTCATGAGTCGTTGGCATCTTTAACATCGCAAACTTCGATCAATGATATTTATGATCATTATAATACAACAGACACAGAGAGGTACTCCACGGACTCCAGTTCGCCAGGATGCAAATTTGGTAGTCAGGTAGAGAGTCCCGAGCAGGTATCCGGCTTGTCAGGGCAATCGGATGTCTCATTATCGCCTTTGTCCTCAACCTCATCCACAGACCTGCATGATAAATTATTACCTGGCTCGTCTGCATCTCAACAGACTTCTGTCCGTAGTAATCCTCCTCAAACTCCACCCAAAGATTACAAGCGGATAATCGACAGGAAAAAACCTAATTGGAACTGGTTATCTACGTATTCCCCTAATTCTTCTGACGCTGATCCTACAAATACATCTGAAGAGGATTCATTTTCTGTTGAAACAAGCATCAGCGAAGATTTTGCAGCTATACCCGTAAGCACTCCAAAAAGTTCGGAATTGGTAACACGTAAGGTGAATCATTCCAGGCATCGCCATCAGAATCCATACAATGAACAAACATCTACTGATCAAGCGAAACCTCATACGCACGAACCAATTGAGCAAGATTCTGCTCCGGTTCCTAGGCATTCTTCCCTTAAAAGGAAGGAAAAGCTAGAGAAACAATTCATGAAAATATTTAAGAAGAAAACCGTAAACTTTTCGTCAGAGGAACTCTCAAATCCCACCCCAACTGATGGGGAAGTCACTGCCAAAGGTAATAGGGATACGAAAAAGAAGTCATCTAACAAGAAAGACACTAAAAGGAAAAGCATACGTTTATCCAACTTTCGTGGAGATTCAAAGTCTCCCGCTAACAGTCGAAAACAGACTACAGCACCGACAAGTCCTGTTATAACTAAACAAGACGAAATCACTTCAGATCCAACAAAAAGCTTAAAACCCGCTGTGAACGTAACTAGTTCTAAGTTGGTCCAGTTACCAGAGCCCGCGGAAGATGTACCCGCTGAGATAAATCCAGCTCCCGTTCAGGAGAAAGAGCCGATGGAATTGTACTCCAACCAAAATAATTTGTTACCAGGTCGGCAAGCGGAGGTGGAGAATAGTCTGCCTCCTCGAAAGCTCACGTTCGATGACGCGGTGAGGCCAGAACACCCCAACGCTCCAATGAAATTCACACCGAGCGCATTTGGTTTTCCGCTTCCGCCGCTAACTGCTTCTACAGTTATAATGTTTGACCATAGGCTACCCATATTTGTTGAAAGAGCGATTTACAGACTCAGTCACTTGAAGTTGAGTGATCCAAAGCGCGAACTACGTCAGCAGGTACTATTGAGTAATTTCATGTATTCCTACCTAAACCTGGTCAACCACAGTTTATACCTACAGCAAGTCGAAGAGGAAAACAGCATGGTCGGCGTCCCAGACGCATAG
- a CDS encoding uncharacterized protein (Syntenic homolog of Ashbya gossypii AAL184W; Syntenic homolog of Saccharomyces cerevisiae YML108W) produces the protein MSAENFYRMMILLEEPLPDSGSDSKRQNATHDFVDELVLPIQVDELDLLNTWFDKFDEQISIPNEGLLKYEISSDGLIVLILDKKISHVVEDVKKFLHENPINNEEE, from the coding sequence ATGAGTGCCGAAAACTTCTACCGAATGATGATTTTACTGGAAGAACCCTTGCCAGACTCCGGTTCCGACAGCAAAAGACAAAACGCAACTCACGACTTCGTTGACGAGTTAGTCCTACCGATACAAGTTGATGAACTAGACCTCCTAAACACCTGGTTTGACAAATTTGATGAGCAAATTTCCATACCCAACGAAGGCTTATTAAAATACGAAATTAGCAGCGACGGGCTCATAGTCTTGATACTAGACAAGAAAATTAGCCACGTTGTAGAGGACGTAAAGAAGTTCCTACACGAAAATCCTATAAACAATGAAGAGGAATAA
- the SCS7 gene encoding fatty acid alpha-hydroxylase (Syntenic homolog of Ashbya gossypii AAL183W; Syntenic homolog of Saccharomyces cerevisiae YMR272C (SCS7)): MSEESKTLPLYPKALLQQHNSKNDCWVSVNYRKIYDATDFIRQNPSMSQAILEYAGKDIAQALKDKVFNKQTTAAYEILKDSNLVGYLATEEEERKLLTNEKHTVEVKLCDSDLTKFVKVLPSEEKLLVRTDFRNDLQKHKFLDLNKPLLKQLWNSNFTREFYIDQIHRPRHYGRGSAVLFGNFLEPLSKTAWWVVPMLWYPLVFYFLAKAAKNLSAPLVIALFIFGIFVWTLVEYSLHRFLFHVDNHLPESTVVFTLHFLLHGFHHYLPMDKYRLVLPPALFIVLCTPIYKLVFLMFPYYWACAGFAGGVFGYIGYDMTHYFLHHHKLPPFMRKLKKYHLEHHYKNYELGYGVTSWFWDKVFGTYLGSDAPVAKMKYQ; encoded by the coding sequence ATGTCAGAGGAATCCAAGACCCTGCCTTTGTATCCAAAGGCTCTGCTTCAACAACATAACTCTAAAAATGACTGTTGGGTTAGTGTGAACTATCGTAAGATCTATGATGCGACAGATTTCATCCGTCAGAATCCAAGTATGAGCCAGGCCATTTTAGAATATGCTGGGAAGGATATTGCGCAGGCTTTAAAAGATAAAGTGTTTAATAAGCAAACTACAGCTGCGTACGAAATTTTGAAAGATTCAAATTTAGTTGGTTACTTGGCAACTGAAGAGGAAGAAAGAAAGCTTCTCACGAATGAGAAACATACTGTAGAAGTGAAATTATGTGACTCTGATTTGACAAAGTTCGTGAAGGTGTTACCTTCAGAGGAGAAGCTTTTGGTAAGAACGGACTTCAGAAATGATCTTCAGAAACATAAGTTTTTGGACTTAAACAAGCCCTTGTTGAAACAGTTGTGGAACAGTAACTTCACTAGAGAGTTCTATATTGATCAGATTCATAGACCAAGGCATTACGGTAGAGGTTCAGCGGTTTTATTTGGAAACTTCTTGGAACCACTCTCGAAAACCGCATGGTGGGTTGTCCCTATGCTGTGGTACCCACTAGTTTTCTACTTTTTGGCTAAGGCCGCGAAAAACCTTTCTGCTCCACTTGTTATTGCCCTATTCATATTTGGTATATTTGTATGGACCTTGGTTGAATACAGTTTGCATAGATTTTTATTCCATGTGGATAACCATTTACCAGAATCAACTGTAGTATTTACGCTGCATTTCCTTTTGCATGGTTTCCACCACTACTTACCAATGGACAAGTATAGATTGGTTTTACCTCCAGCGTTGTTCATTGTATTGTGCACTCCGATCTACAAGCTAGTTTTCCTCATGTTCCCATATTATTGGGCGTGTGCAGGGTTTGCAGGCGGTGTGTTTGGCTACATAGGATACGATATGACTCACTACTTTTTACATCATCATAAGCTACCACCATTCATGAGAAAGTTAAAGAAATATCACTTAGAGCATCATTATAAAAACTACGAGTTGGGATACGGTGTTACATCGTGGTTTTGGGATAAAGTTTTCGGTACATACTTAGGCTCGGATGCCCCGGTTGCTAAAATGAAGTATCAATAA